TCTCTTTACGCATGTACAGATCATGTCAATAAGAGTTATAAAGGAAGAGGCATACTCTTTATACTTAGAGAGTTGTTGAAGTATTGGGGTTCTAATGGACACGGCATGGagagaaaatatgatgatctcggATCCTGGATTTCTCTTAACTCTTTCCATTTCACGGGTGATCATGTGAGATGGTTAATTGAAGGACTGTTGGTTGTTCTGGAGTTCCCGTTAAATGTATTAGATAGTAGATGCATTGATTAATGCTGATCATAATAATTGTGTGGTTTGGCAATGTCTGCTTATTTAGATTTGTTCACACATCTCTACATATGTCAGTAAATTTAATTGCTACAGATAACAAAAGACCCGATATTTTCCAGTGGTATTTTTATCTAGAAAAAATATCGGATGTTGGGATCCTCACATGAATTCTAGATTTCTAGTCCTTGACAACAATAATTTTATGCTTATGCCAAAGCTTTGAGAAAAGAACATCACCTTAACTTAGTGAACAGACGCAAttacttttttttataatctatCAATGTTTTAATTAATATGACAGTTAATAGCATTGGCTGGTGAATTTTTTCACAAGTTTACTGTGCTACCTATTTCACACTTCTATTTGACAGCCTTGGCTGTGAACATCTTCCATGGAAAGATCAACGAATTTGTGCTATTAAATGCTAAAGGATTGGTGGGAAATGCAAGGTTAGAGTTGCTAATCATTTCATTGTTCATTTATATGCAGGACCTTGTAATTATATTGGAGGCAATTAGGATTATAGCAATTGCTTTACGTCCAATCACTCCAAGCCTATGTTTGAGAATATACATGCAACTTGGGTTTTCAAAGGATCAGTTTGAAGCAGTGACCTGGGTACTTTCAACTCTTTATGCATCTTCTTTCTCATGCAATGTATACTTCTGAGCAGCCTTGTGCATGAAGGAACATAACTTTTCTTGCATCCATAAGTTTTTCTATTTAGTATAGTACTATGCTATGCTTGACCGTCTCATAGGAAATAGCGATAGCATTTATAATATATAGATTAGAGAATCAATATTTATCGTGTTGCATCTGTATGCATGATCTTGGCACAATCTTGCATCAAATTTTGGGATTTGGTCCTGGATGTGCATAGTTGGTAGCagtcaattttattatttttacaaatTTCATTGATATTTACATTTATGATTATCTTTTTGCCTTCATCATGTAGAGTGATACCAAATGGGGTGGGATGAAAGCCGGTCAGATAATGGCAGATGCTAAGCCAGTGTTTGCAAGGAtcgaaaatagaaaggaaggagaAGATGAAGTGGTTCTCAAGGTGGTCAAGGATAAGAAGAAAACTTCTCGTAGTCAAGGGCTTGTACAGGCTTAACAGCAATATTTGGCACTTTCTACCATAGCTTGGAGGCTTTTGGTCGATGTGGAGATGGCACATGATTGACAGGGTTTGCTTGAATGTGACCGCCACAGGTTAAGCAGTCCTGAGGCTTTTTGTTGAGATCTGTAGCTAATTATGTGATG
This genomic window from Elaeis guineensis isolate ETL-2024a chromosome 13, EG11, whole genome shotgun sequence contains:
- the LOC140853431 gene encoding methionine--tRNA ligase, chloroplastic/mitochondrial-like; its protein translation is MLAFDSSIAAEGHPFKDTVEKLDLVIILEAIRIIAIALRPITPSLCLRIYMQLGFSKDQFEAVTWSDTKWGGMKAGQIMADAKPVFARIENRKEGEDEVVLKVVKDKKKTSRSQGLVQA